The proteins below come from a single Stomoxys calcitrans chromosome 1, idStoCalc2.1, whole genome shotgun sequence genomic window:
- the LOC131994300 gene encoding activating signal cointegrator 1 complex subunit 2 homolog, whose protein sequence is MSAQNLYKCMLCKKRHALRYCPIFIQMTVEDRRVVVRQHNYCRNCLAKSHTIDDCQSADTCRKCGFRHHTMLHPRKLTFNSSSSTITTKSTSSRQQPQKKPPTLARPRRQQSTSTPAQRKQPAKSRLGQRQHTASAGQQQRQPKKRYRSQSQRGRLPPKPRPQQKPRPQQKPKPQKAKKERSAAPQPNYLILSEAIKSLATVLCASSSNFA, encoded by the coding sequence ATGAGTGCCCAAAACCTCTACAAGTGCATGTTGTGCAAAAAACGCCATGCCCTCAGATACTGCCCAATTTTCATCCAGATGACGGTGGAGGACAGGAGGGTAGTAGTTCGACAGCACAACTACTGCCGAAATTGTCTGGCGAAAAGCCACACAATTGATGACTGCCAGTCGGCAGATACTTGTCGAAAATGTGGGTTTCGGCATCACACCATGCTGCACCCACGAAAACTCACCTTCAACTCCAGCAGCTCTACCATCACCACCAAATCGACCTCATCAAGACAACAACCCCAAAAGAAACCACCAACTTTAGCACGGCCTCGACGACAACAATCAACATCAACTCCGGCCCAACGCAAACAACCAGCTAAATCACGCCTTGGCCAACGTCAACACACAGCCTCAGCTGGTCAACAACAGCGACAACCCAAAAAACGCTACAGGTCTCAGAGTCAAAGAGGCCGCCTGCCACCAAAGCCAAGACCTCAGCAAAAGCCAAGACCTCAACAGAAGCCAAAGCCACAGAAAGCCAAAAAAGAACGCTCAGCAGCCCCTCAACCGAATTACTTGATACTGTCAGAGGCTATAAAGTCCTTGGCGACCGTACTTTGCGCTTCCTCATCAAATTTTGCGTAA